A genome region from Solirubrobacter pauli includes the following:
- a CDS encoding putative bifunctional diguanylate cyclase/phosphodiesterase → MAAPLPDPLRVLAVAADHACHAPVRALLKHAQIDHVTTAAEASNATAAHGYDVILVDRDIAPPQPDGLKLATELVNDDTPVIVLAHAADREADERAAAAGLADFLLVPGLSTDRLEHAIRYAITHQRTLKRLKESEERHTLALRGADDGLWDWDLASDRVYYSTRWKAALGYRDCEIGETRGEWLGRVHPDDRAPLTQALDAFVNGTAKQDRFLFEHRVQHRDGDYRWLLARGTAVRDARNRATRVVGATSDTTERRESERRLQHDALHDNLTGLPNRVLFLDRLDQSIRRAQRRHPATCAAVLFLDLDRFKVINDSLGHASGDELLQKVARRLEAALRPNDTVARLSGDEFTLLLDDVSDPREATVIAERVLQSLKLPFVIGGRELFIDSSIGIALATAQSVPEEVMRDADVAMYRAKADGKGRHAVFDAAMHKQVMRRLDLEGDLRRAIETRALEVVYQPITQAATGRIVGFEASCRWPSGEPAEVLAMADETGLSVPLGRQILETATAQLAEWRALPKGAGLTIGVNVSARQLGEPGFVAMLDEILTATGLDPRSLRLEVSEHDLSRGRADDATRRVLDQAYEQLSVRTHIDDFGTGASPLRLLHRFPGDAIKVSRELVAGIGIDAGAFEIVRAVVGLAHNLGLEVIADGVEKREQLDYLKVLGCEFAQGFHISAPLGADEARAMLESGVLA, encoded by the coding sequence ATGGCCGCTCCGCTCCCCGATCCCCTGCGCGTCCTCGCCGTCGCCGCGGACCACGCGTGCCACGCGCCCGTCCGCGCGCTGCTCAAGCACGCGCAGATCGATCACGTGACCACCGCGGCCGAGGCGTCGAACGCCACGGCCGCGCACGGGTACGACGTGATCCTCGTGGACCGGGACATCGCGCCGCCGCAGCCGGACGGCCTGAAGCTGGCCACGGAGCTGGTCAACGACGACACGCCGGTGATCGTGCTCGCGCACGCGGCCGATCGTGAGGCGGACGAGCGGGCCGCGGCCGCCGGGCTCGCCGACTTCCTGCTGGTGCCGGGCCTGAGCACCGACCGGCTCGAGCACGCGATCCGCTACGCGATCACGCACCAGCGCACGCTCAAGCGACTGAAGGAGTCCGAGGAGCGCCACACGCTCGCGCTGCGCGGCGCCGACGACGGCCTCTGGGACTGGGACCTGGCGAGCGACCGCGTCTACTACTCCACGCGCTGGAAGGCGGCGCTCGGGTACCGCGACTGCGAGATCGGCGAGACGCGCGGCGAGTGGCTCGGCCGCGTCCACCCCGACGACCGCGCGCCGCTCACGCAGGCGCTCGACGCGTTCGTCAACGGCACGGCCAAGCAGGACCGCTTCCTGTTCGAGCACCGCGTCCAGCACCGCGACGGCGACTACCGGTGGCTGCTCGCGCGCGGGACCGCGGTGCGTGACGCGCGCAACCGGGCGACGCGCGTCGTCGGCGCCACGAGCGACACGACCGAGCGGCGCGAGTCCGAGCGCCGGCTCCAGCACGACGCGCTGCACGACAACCTCACCGGCCTGCCGAACCGCGTCCTGTTCCTGGACCGCCTCGACCAGTCGATCCGCCGCGCGCAGCGCCGCCACCCCGCGACCTGCGCGGCGGTGCTGTTCCTGGACCTGGACCGCTTCAAGGTCATCAACGACAGCCTCGGCCACGCGTCCGGCGACGAGCTGCTGCAGAAGGTGGCGCGACGCCTCGAGGCCGCCCTGCGTCCCAACGACACCGTCGCGCGCCTGAGCGGTGACGAGTTCACGCTGCTGCTCGACGACGTGTCGGACCCGCGCGAGGCGACGGTGATCGCCGAGCGCGTCCTGCAGTCGCTGAAGCTGCCGTTCGTCATCGGCGGGCGTGAGCTGTTCATCGACTCCTCGATCGGGATCGCGCTGGCCACGGCGCAGTCCGTGCCCGAGGAGGTCATGCGCGACGCCGACGTCGCCATGTACCGCGCCAAGGCCGACGGGAAGGGCCGCCACGCCGTGTTCGACGCGGCGATGCACAAGCAGGTCATGCGCCGGCTGGACCTCGAAGGCGACCTGCGCCGCGCGATCGAGACGCGCGCGCTGGAAGTCGTCTACCAGCCGATCACGCAGGCGGCGACCGGTCGGATCGTCGGCTTCGAGGCGTCCTGCCGCTGGCCGTCCGGCGAGCCCGCCGAGGTGCTGGCGATGGCCGACGAGACGGGCCTCAGCGTCCCGCTCGGGCGACAGATCCTGGAGACCGCGACCGCGCAGCTGGCCGAGTGGCGCGCACTCCCCAAGGGCGCGGGCCTGACGATCGGCGTCAACGTGTCGGCGCGTCAGCTGGGCGAGCCGGGCTTCGTCGCGATGCTGGACGAGATCCTCACCGCGACCGGGCTGGACCCGCGCTCACTGCGGCTGGAGGTGTCCGAGCACGACCTCAGCCGCGGCCGCGCCGACGACGCCACCCGCCGCGTCCTCGACCAGGCGTACGAGCAGCTCAGCGTCCGCACCCACATCGACGACTTCGGCACGGGCGCCAGCCCGCTGCGGCTCCTGCACCGCTTCCCGGGTGACGCGATCAAGGTGTCGCGGGAGCTGGTCGCCGGCATCGGGATCGACGCCGGCGCGTTCGAGATCGTCCGCGCGGTCGTGGGGCTCGCGCACAACCTCGGGCTCGAGGTGATCGCGGACGGCGTCGAGAAGCGCGAGCAGCTCGACTACCTGAAGGTGCTCGGCTGCGAGTTCGCGCAGGGCTTCCACATCTCCGCACCGCTCGGCGCCGACGAGGCGCGAGCGATGCTGGAGAGCGGAGTCCTGGCCTAG
- a CDS encoding response regulator, translating into MSDRFQRSRIPALPTVLFADASEDYRSMARDALLEGRNVTDMRTVSDGGALLAYLQRAGATEGAVTPVPSLIVIDADLPGTPAGKEAVAALKSDPRTKRIPIVVLGASDEPAQTSAWYDVGANTYIVKPVTFLALVRLMKVFTAYWLETAELPPDQAA; encoded by the coding sequence TTGAGCGACCGCTTCCAGCGCTCGCGCATCCCGGCGCTCCCGACGGTGCTGTTCGCCGACGCCTCCGAGGACTACCGCTCGATGGCGCGCGACGCGCTGCTCGAGGGCCGCAACGTCACGGACATGCGGACGGTCTCCGACGGTGGGGCGCTGCTGGCGTACCTCCAGCGCGCGGGGGCGACCGAGGGTGCGGTCACGCCCGTCCCGAGCCTGATCGTGATCGACGCTGACCTGCCGGGCACGCCGGCCGGGAAGGAGGCGGTGGCCGCGCTCAAGTCCGACCCGCGCACGAAGCGGATCCCGATCGTGGTCCTGGGCGCGTCGGACGAGCCCGCGCAGACGAGCGCCTGGTACGACGTCGGCGCGAACACGTACATCGTCAAGCCGGTCACGTTCCTCGCGCTCGTGCGCCTGATGAAGGTGTTCACGGCCTACTGGCTGGAGACGGCGGAGTTGCCGCCGGACCAGGCGGCATAA
- a CDS encoding peptidylprolyl isomerase, whose product MLKIAVLAVAATVAAPGYSATVDDADVSRLTTAGGERALVFRTLVEEAWVSGEAKERGIVVTDETVDESIEDSRSERSLKRYLKRSGLTLPLLRKRVRASLELTEIRNQVTEPAAKSVTPDQVKAYVDANPITTEPTRTVRIVRAKSRAEAKRVLARVRRGATLKALGAETGEVTATSSDRIFAAIFRAPLDRTIRYGTYVFKVIKATPGRPLPRAQQEAQAWERLATDAQADALRAFTAQFTEKWRDRTSCAPAYAAHPSCPQPPSGQAAP is encoded by the coding sequence GTGTTGAAGATTGCGGTCCTTGCGGTAGCCGCGACGGTGGCCGCACCCGGGTACAGCGCGACTGTCGACGACGCCGACGTGAGCCGGCTGACGACGGCCGGAGGTGAGCGCGCGCTCGTGTTCCGGACGCTCGTCGAAGAGGCGTGGGTGTCCGGTGAGGCCAAGGAGCGCGGGATCGTCGTGACCGACGAGACCGTCGACGAGTCGATCGAGGACAGCCGGAGCGAGCGGTCGCTCAAGCGGTATCTCAAGCGCAGCGGGCTCACGCTGCCGCTGCTGCGCAAGCGCGTGCGGGCGTCGCTCGAGCTGACGGAGATCCGCAACCAGGTCACCGAGCCGGCGGCGAAGTCGGTCACGCCCGACCAGGTGAAGGCGTACGTGGACGCCAACCCGATCACGACGGAGCCGACCCGGACGGTGCGGATCGTCAGGGCCAAGAGCCGGGCGGAGGCCAAGCGCGTCCTCGCACGGGTCCGCCGAGGCGCGACGCTGAAGGCGCTCGGTGCGGAGACCGGGGAGGTGACGGCGACGTCGAGCGACCGGATCTTCGCCGCGATCTTCCGGGCGCCGCTGGACCGGACGATCCGCTACGGGACGTACGTGTTCAAGGTGATCAAGGCAACGCCGGGCCGGCCGTTGCCGCGGGCGCAGCAGGAGGCGCAGGCGTGGGAGCGGCTCGCGACCGACGCGCAGGCGGACGCGTTGCGCGCCTTCACGGCGCAATTCACCGAGAAATGGCGTGATCGGACGTCGTGCGCGCCGGCGTACGCCGCGCACCCGAGTTGTCCACAACCGCCAAGCGGTCAGGCGGCGCCCTAG
- a CDS encoding ParA family protein — protein sequence MSAVIVAVLNRKGGAGKTSLTKDLGFAFADGGLRVLQVGLDPQSSLEVLAGLGFDTPPDRTVSRLLMPEEFGDAGPLERVVHETEWGTSLVPASKALATAERALGEAGRGGSAQRLRRGLQRLSTAERFDVVLVDCPPGMTPLTMNALIAAESVLVPTQLDFLSVAGLAVLTETVEEVREYDNPKLGYLGIVGTQVDERTRHAREIRAQLEQLFGADAGGALCRTTIRHSTKVRDAHAAGLAVGQLEPAHPVSGDYRELAQELAERAALDARLGVAT from the coding sequence GTGAGCGCGGTGATCGTTGCAGTCCTGAATCGCAAGGGTGGTGCCGGGAAGACGTCGCTCACCAAGGACCTTGGGTTCGCGTTCGCCGACGGAGGGCTGCGTGTGCTCCAGGTCGGACTGGACCCACAGTCGTCGCTCGAGGTTCTCGCCGGGCTGGGCTTCGACACGCCGCCCGACCGGACCGTCAGCCGTCTCCTGATGCCGGAGGAGTTCGGCGATGCCGGTCCCCTCGAGCGGGTGGTGCACGAGACGGAGTGGGGCACCTCGCTGGTGCCCGCGAGTAAGGCGCTGGCTACCGCTGAGCGCGCACTGGGCGAAGCCGGTCGAGGAGGCTCGGCACAGCGGCTGAGGCGTGGACTTCAGCGACTCAGCACTGCCGAGCGGTTCGACGTCGTGCTCGTCGACTGCCCGCCTGGGATGACACCGCTAACGATGAACGCGCTTATCGCCGCAGAGAGCGTGCTCGTACCGACACAGCTCGACTTCCTCTCGGTCGCGGGCCTGGCGGTCCTCACCGAGACCGTCGAAGAGGTGCGCGAATACGACAACCCGAAGCTCGGCTATCTCGGCATCGTCGGTACCCAGGTCGACGAACGCACCCGCCACGCTCGAGAGATCCGCGCTCAGCTCGAGCAGCTGTTCGGCGCGGATGCCGGCGGCGCCCTGTGCCGCACGACCATCCGTCACAGCACGAAGGTTCGCGACGCACACGCCGCTGGCCTTGCCGTCGGCCAGCTGGAGCCGGCCCATCCTGTGAGCGGCGACTACCGGGAGCTTGCCCAGGAACTCGCTGAGCGTGCGGCGCTCGACGCACGGCTTGGAGTCGCGACATGA
- a CDS encoding type IV secretory system conjugative DNA transfer family protein gives MGALLGAFFAGSGAGAAGAWWAHRRTRLSAWNFYALVPAGALAWGAALASREPSAVVGAALLVSAGVTGAGVARRYRLSALGAGGELREFERSRRMAWSLLGSGERRRRSARRDRGERTRIVGQGELVRERAWPEHEPAVPMTADGRGLLPRREGRHLLIVGATGSGKTVSARRWLLARVLADGVSVLVTDPKGDRGLERDVRAASRLVRRPLIVFDPRDPVADRWNPLWSDDIGAVVSRLVAPIGAGDGNARYYADLLQIHLGTVAAGLRAAGLWPANLPLLLDAAQLNRYDALLKLVRASAGEHADITARMREHRATVATPEGRRDLTGGILRLRVVAGETWRTVLTPDPERGAITLPTAMVAGALVLVRTWVDDLPDEARAITTLFLADAAAAALALPEGTQWAALIDEFGGVLSTGAGERALALMQRARSAGGQVAVTTQSVTDFAAATGNPALLDALADNFAAGIFHLQSSPESRDWLARLVGTREVWQSTDRTVARGAAADGVGTRRRVREFLMRPDELRLLNTGEAYIWSTLGPDPERVQVAPALLPAPTGAPVDASRLYVPCGPTRLPASASVPSPPDQPRRGRTSAASSLEVVDEAL, from the coding sequence GTGGGAGCGCTGCTGGGAGCGTTCTTCGCTGGAAGCGGAGCAGGGGCTGCCGGGGCTTGGTGGGCACATCGGCGCACGCGGCTTTCGGCGTGGAACTTCTATGCGCTCGTACCAGCCGGCGCTTTGGCCTGGGGCGCGGCCCTCGCGTCGCGCGAGCCGTCCGCCGTGGTCGGCGCGGCGCTTCTCGTTTCAGCCGGTGTCACAGGCGCTGGCGTCGCGCGGCGATACCGCTTGTCGGCGCTTGGCGCGGGCGGCGAGCTGCGCGAGTTCGAGCGGTCGCGCCGGATGGCTTGGTCACTGCTGGGCAGTGGCGAGCGCCGACGGCGAAGTGCTCGTCGCGATCGGGGCGAGCGCACGCGCATCGTCGGGCAGGGCGAACTCGTGCGGGAACGGGCGTGGCCTGAGCACGAGCCCGCCGTGCCCATGACCGCCGATGGTCGTGGACTCCTTCCCCGGCGCGAAGGTCGGCATCTGCTGATCGTCGGGGCGACTGGATCAGGCAAGACCGTGAGCGCCCGACGCTGGCTACTGGCACGGGTTCTGGCCGACGGCGTCTCGGTCCTCGTGACCGATCCGAAAGGCGATCGAGGTCTCGAGCGCGACGTGCGCGCGGCATCGCGCCTGGTGCGGCGACCGCTGATCGTCTTCGACCCTCGAGACCCGGTCGCCGACCGCTGGAATCCTCTCTGGAGCGACGACATCGGCGCGGTCGTGAGTCGCTTGGTCGCGCCCATCGGTGCCGGCGACGGGAATGCGCGCTACTACGCCGATCTGCTGCAGATCCACCTCGGTACCGTCGCTGCTGGTCTCCGCGCAGCTGGCTTGTGGCCCGCGAACCTTCCGTTGCTCTTGGACGCCGCGCAGCTCAACCGCTACGACGCGCTGCTGAAGCTCGTCCGCGCAAGCGCCGGCGAGCACGCGGACATCACGGCGCGGATGCGTGAGCACCGCGCCACCGTGGCCACTCCCGAAGGCCGACGCGACCTGACGGGCGGCATCCTGCGCCTGCGCGTGGTGGCCGGCGAGACGTGGCGAACGGTGCTCACCCCGGATCCCGAGCGCGGCGCGATCACGCTGCCGACGGCGATGGTGGCCGGCGCGCTCGTGCTTGTGCGGACCTGGGTCGACGACCTGCCCGACGAGGCCCGCGCCATCACCACGCTGTTCCTGGCTGATGCGGCGGCTGCCGCCCTCGCGCTTCCCGAGGGCACGCAGTGGGCAGCTTTGATCGACGAGTTTGGCGGCGTCCTCAGCACGGGCGCCGGCGAGCGCGCGCTGGCCCTGATGCAACGCGCACGCTCGGCCGGCGGCCAGGTCGCGGTGACGACGCAGAGCGTGACCGACTTCGCCGCCGCGACGGGCAATCCGGCACTGCTCGACGCGCTCGCCGACAACTTCGCTGCCGGGATCTTCCACTTGCAGAGCTCGCCGGAGTCCCGTGACTGGCTCGCGCGCCTCGTCGGCACGCGCGAGGTGTGGCAGTCGACGGACCGGACCGTCGCGCGAGGCGCTGCAGCCGACGGAGTCGGCACACGCAGACGTGTCCGCGAGTTCCTCATGCGACCGGACGAGCTTCGGTTGCTGAACACCGGCGAGGCGTACATCTGGTCAACGCTTGGGCCCGACCCCGAGCGGGTTCAAGTGGCTCCGGCCCTCCTGCCCGCACCGACCGGTGCGCCCGTAGACGCCTCCCGGTTGTACGTGCCGTGTGGGCCAACACGTCTCCCGGCGAGTGCCAGCGTGCCAAGCCCGCCAGATCAGCCGCGGAGGGGGCGAACTTCTGCCGCCTCATCCCTAGAGGTAGTTGATGAGGCGCTGTGA